A region from the Azospirillum thermophilum genome encodes:
- a CDS encoding IS256 family transposase, protein MTMDRMALHELLEKGSDTDLLREMIGYVAQSLMNLEVDSLCGAEHGERTAERVNQRNGYRERAWDTRAGTIPLQIPKLRKGSYFPGFLEPRRTAEKALTAVIQEAYIQGVSTRSVDELVKAMGMTGISKSQVSRLCADIDERVQSFLNRPLEGDWPYLWIDATYVKVREAGRIVSVAVIIAVAVNTDGRREVLGMDIGPSEAEVFWTKFLRALMRRGLRGVKLVISDAHEGLKAAAAKVFGAAWQRCRIHFYRNAMAHVAAPQRAMVAAAIRTAFAQETAKAAHRQWRQVADSLRERFPKLATLMDEAEHDVLAYMDFHPDHWTKISSTNPLERVNGEVKRRTDVVVIFPNEAAIFRLGGAILLEQNDEWAASRRYMSLETMTPLGHTDVSRLSAVAT, encoded by the coding sequence ATGACCATGGACAGAATGGCGCTTCACGAGCTTCTGGAGAAGGGCTCGGATACGGATCTTCTGCGCGAAATGATCGGCTACGTCGCGCAGAGCTTGATGAACCTGGAGGTGGACAGCCTGTGCGGCGCCGAGCATGGCGAACGCACAGCCGAGCGCGTCAACCAGCGCAACGGCTACCGGGAGCGGGCCTGGGATACCCGGGCCGGAACCATCCCCTTGCAGATCCCCAAGCTGCGCAAGGGCTCCTATTTCCCTGGCTTTCTCGAGCCGCGCCGGACAGCGGAGAAGGCGCTCACGGCGGTCATTCAGGAAGCCTACATCCAGGGCGTCTCGACGCGCAGTGTCGATGAGCTGGTCAAGGCCATGGGGATGACCGGCATCTCCAAGAGCCAGGTCAGCCGCTTGTGCGCTGACATCGACGAGCGGGTGCAGTCCTTCCTGAACCGACCACTGGAGGGTGACTGGCCCTACCTGTGGATCGACGCCACCTACGTGAAGGTGCGCGAAGCCGGGCGCATCGTCTCGGTGGCGGTGATAATCGCGGTGGCCGTGAACACCGATGGGCGGCGCGAGGTGCTGGGCATGGACATCGGGCCTTCCGAGGCTGAGGTGTTCTGGACCAAGTTCCTGCGCGCGCTGATGCGGCGCGGCCTGCGCGGCGTGAAGCTGGTCATCTCGGACGCGCATGAGGGCCTCAAGGCGGCCGCCGCGAAGGTGTTCGGGGCGGCGTGGCAGAGGTGCCGGATCCATTTTTATCGCAATGCGATGGCACACGTGGCTGCACCGCAACGCGCGATGGTGGCAGCGGCGATCCGCACGGCTTTCGCCCAGGAGACCGCCAAGGCCGCCCACCGGCAATGGCGCCAAGTCGCCGATAGCCTGCGCGAGCGCTTCCCCAAGCTTGCCACGCTGATGGACGAGGCCGAACACGACGTCCTCGCCTACATGGACTTCCATCCCGACCATTGGACCAAGATCAGCTCGACCAATCCCCTCGAGCGCGTCAACGGCGAGGTCAAGCGGCGCACCGACGTCGTCGTCATATTCCCCAATGAAGCGGCGATCTTCCGACTGGGAGGGGCCATCCTGCTGGAGCAAAATGATGAGTGGGCGGCCAGCCGCCGCTACATGAGCTTGGAGACCATGACGCCGTTGGGGCATACTGACGTCTCCAGGTTGTCCGCTGTGGCAACCTGA
- a CDS encoding ArdC family protein → MTASAHDRTDVYTRVTNRIRADLEKGVRPWIKPWDAGHAAGRITRPLRATGQPYRGINTVMLWMTAMERGYASPFWLSYRQAQGLGGQVRRGERGTLVVYAGTVSRPEPNEEGEDSEHEIHFLKGYTVFNAEQVDGLPEHFRAHVPEPKEPMLRLEAAERFFAATGADIRTGGTRAYYAIGSDHIQMPPYETFRDAESFAATLGHETVHWTRHPSRLDRDLGRKRWGDEGHAAEELVAEIGSAFLCADLGITPEVREDHAAYIASWLEVLRNDTRVIVSAAAHAQRAVDYLHALQPPVRPAA, encoded by the coding sequence ATGACCGCTTCCGCACACGACCGCACCGACGTTTACACCCGCGTCACCAACCGCATCCGCGCCGACCTGGAGAAAGGCGTGCGCCCTTGGATAAAGCCGTGGGACGCCGGCCACGCCGCCGGCCGCATCACCCGGCCGCTGCGCGCCACCGGCCAGCCCTACCGGGGCATCAACACCGTCATGCTGTGGATGACCGCCATGGAGCGCGGCTATGCCTCGCCGTTCTGGCTGAGCTACCGGCAGGCGCAGGGGCTTGGCGGACAGGTGCGCCGGGGCGAGCGCGGCACGCTGGTCGTCTACGCCGGCACCGTCTCCCGGCCCGAGCCGAACGAGGAGGGAGAGGACAGCGAACACGAAATCCATTTCCTCAAGGGTTACACCGTGTTCAACGCCGAGCAGGTGGACGGCCTGCCCGAACACTTCCGGGCGCACGTGCCGGAGCCGAAGGAGCCCATGCTGCGCCTGGAGGCGGCGGAGCGCTTCTTCGCCGCCACCGGTGCCGACATCCGCACCGGCGGGACGCGGGCCTACTACGCCATCGGCTCGGACCACATCCAGATGCCGCCTTACGAAACCTTCCGTGACGCCGAGAGCTTCGCCGCCACGCTCGGCCACGAGACGGTGCACTGGACCCGGCACCCGTCGCGCCTCGACCGCGACCTCGGGCGCAAGCGCTGGGGCGACGAAGGCCACGCCGCCGAGGAGCTGGTGGCGGAGATCGGGAGTGCCTTCCTGTGCGCCGACCTCGGCATCACCCCGGAGGTGCGCGAGGACCACGCCGCCTACATCGCCTCCTGGCTGGAGGTGCTGCGCAACGACACCCGCGTCATCGTCAGCGCCGCGGCGCACGCCCAGCGCGCCGTCGATTATCTGCACGCCCTCCAGCCGCCGGTGCGGCCGGCGGCGTGA
- a CDS encoding DNA -binding domain-containing protein, translating to MTTPQLEPPVTDTPPPSDTLTDYDRLHLVTYLRLLDAEADGADPDEVARIVLRIDPAREPERARHAHATHLARAQWMSRVGYRHLLQQGMH from the coding sequence ATGACGACGCCGCAGCTCGAACCGCCGGTCACCGACACGCCGCCCCCTTCGGACACCCTGACCGACTACGACCGCCTGCATCTGGTCACCTATCTGCGCCTGCTCGACGCCGAGGCGGACGGCGCCGACCCCGACGAGGTCGCCCGCATCGTGCTGCGCATCGACCCTGCCCGTGAGCCGGAACGCGCCCGGCACGCCCACGCCACGCATCTGGCGCGCGCGCAATGGATGTCCCGGGTCGGCTACCGGCACCTTCTCCAGCAAGGCATGCACTGA